The nucleotide window GGATGAGGAGGTCGAAGAGCCGAGCCGTCAAGCGCTTCGGGAAAGAAGAGAGCGGGGAGAGCATCAGACGTGACATCCACTCTGTTCTTGCGCTGCGTTGCGCTACGTGATTCTGAGCGGCGCCAGGCGGTGGCCCGCTGGCAGCGTGAGGGGCACCCTGTGCGGTTGAGCCACCTGTCGCCAGAGACACGTTATATAGCCTTCCGGGCACAAGGTTGCCACGGTACCTGGCAAGGCATGATCGGGGCTCGCGAGTGGATGCAAGCGGTGGCGCCGCAATGGTCGCAATGGCTGCATCAGGAAGGCGCGGGTCAGGAGATTCTGGAGCTGTTCGCGGCGATAAGCCGGCCCATCGAAATCGCGCCTGACCTGCTGGACTACCAGCGCCTGTTCGAGTTCACGCTCATTCAGGGAGAGGCGCTGCAAGGGGCTCGTCTGCCCTGTATTGCAACGGCCCAGAGCGACTTGTGGGTCATGGAAGGGCCGAGCCAGCGCAAGGAGCCGTCGCGCTCACTACAGGCTTGGGTGCAGGCAGTGCCGCAGGTTCTGCGAATCGTGCTCGGCAACAGCGAACTGGCTCGATTGCCCTCTCGGCAACTGGCGAGGGGCGATGTGCTGGTCATCG belongs to Pseudomonas putida NBRC 14164 and includes:
- a CDS encoding FliM/FliN family flagellar motor switch protein, with the translated sequence MTSTLFLRCVALRDSERRQAVARWQREGHPVRLSHLSPETRYIAFRAQGCHGTWQGMIGAREWMQAVAPQWSQWLHQEGAGQEILELFAAISRPIEIAPDLLDYQRLFEFTLIQGEALQGARLPCIATAQSDLWVMEGPSQRKEPSRSLQAWVQAVPQVLRIVLGNSELARLPSRQLARGDVLVIAQQTRQLFMADRCIGQFTFVKQGLHMKLSPPDTPSPSAPCMLSELPVKLEFVLGELTLSMATLNEFIERQVLPLEATAASNVEVRVGGKCIAVGELVQFGDRLGVELREVGRGIGNE